One window from the genome of Bdellovibrio sp. NC01 encodes:
- a CDS encoding CDC27 family protein, giving the protein MFKSILVTTILFGASFSQARVDPAACSKPGVRNIPSVKKECEELDRQKNGSFKLPCQETNNIDKCCFNNTSACKEAGERFLNQGSPKDAIKYLKPVCDSAITTSDDCDLLATAYFNSGEVDKAINYSKESCESYGHPLACKVLGFTYINKGKYREAEVIMENMCNTHSQKEFCIGKAYAQYEQGNIGEALKGFNEFCGADQREACAKRADASKLIKEFCLPDDFESSTNDKGISEWKCDLGENKAKAIEWYSLDKKYAEGMYQGLEKSGIWKYYDQSGKVTEESQQERAKKVAGEKKLNQQKEQKAQAAADAIRKEQQSELICKCQQYEASLNEMVGKEKEVGATVGVVNKQKLHKLGTQLVVVRDFIKYLRAQPESAKQCSKKYSLQVQSECGIEAGAFTLKK; this is encoded by the coding sequence ATGTTCAAGTCTATTCTGGTTACGACCATTCTATTTGGAGCTTCATTTTCTCAGGCCCGAGTTGACCCTGCAGCGTGCTCTAAGCCTGGAGTTCGTAACATTCCCTCTGTGAAGAAAGAGTGTGAAGAGCTAGATCGTCAAAAAAATGGGAGCTTTAAACTCCCATGTCAGGAAACTAATAACATTGATAAGTGCTGCTTTAATAATACAAGTGCTTGTAAAGAAGCCGGAGAGCGTTTTTTAAATCAGGGTTCTCCAAAGGACGCCATAAAGTACTTAAAACCGGTTTGTGATTCTGCTATTACAACTTCAGACGATTGTGATCTTTTGGCTACGGCTTATTTCAACTCCGGCGAAGTAGATAAGGCGATCAATTATTCAAAAGAATCGTGTGAAAGCTACGGCCATCCCCTGGCATGTAAAGTTTTAGGATTCACCTACATTAATAAGGGCAAATATCGCGAAGCTGAAGTAATCATGGAGAATATGTGCAATACACACAGTCAAAAAGAATTTTGTATCGGTAAGGCTTATGCACAGTATGAACAAGGTAACATTGGAGAGGCTCTTAAAGGATTTAATGAATTTTGTGGAGCTGACCAGAGAGAAGCATGCGCAAAACGTGCCGATGCAAGTAAGCTGATTAAAGAGTTTTGTTTGCCAGATGACTTTGAGTCTTCAACGAATGACAAAGGGATCTCTGAGTGGAAGTGTGATCTTGGCGAAAATAAAGCGAAAGCCATAGAGTGGTATTCTCTGGATAAAAAATATGCTGAAGGTATGTATCAGGGTTTGGAAAAGTCCGGTATTTGGAAATACTACGATCAGAGCGGTAAAGTCACAGAAGAGAGCCAACAAGAAAGAGCGAAAAAAGTGGCTGGCGAAAAGAAGTTGAACCAACAAAAAGAGCAAAAGGCGCAAGCAGCTGCAGATGCAATTCGTAAGGAGCAGCAATCTGAATTGATTTGCAAGTGCCAGCAGTATGAGGCTTCTCTGAATGAAATGGTCGGCAAAGAAAAAGAAGTTGGGGCTACGGTCGGCGTAGTGAACAAGCAAAAACTTCACAAGCTTGGCACTCAACTTGTTGTGGTGAGAGACTTCATTAAGTATCTTAGAGCGCAGCCTGAATCAGCTAAGCAATGCTCAAAAAAGTATTCACTCCAGGTTCAATCCGAGTGTGGAATTGAGGCGGGAGCATTTACGCTAAAAAAATAG
- a CDS encoding PIN domain-containing protein → MAKKDHLLSIGERLEIDIDAFGEKLVKHISMCKIRYRGSLSSHGIAVIAPEYCWERNDPDDQLIEMGLLKTFKSWWEIYALLFADAGDSLTRELEALRKSWETWIQRTHWFDIPTTAEEARENLSITFDTTKRLLKALRKTGTSLVVLIIDTNSLLICPDVQAYRQCVEETKFAVVIPSTVLGELDELKVFGKSPAVQNRARKAISRLKGYRTQGSLVEGVTIDKTISLKTLSAEPDFSKTLQVLDRANKDDRIIAMTLQVQRENPSQVVVVVTSDINLQTKCAAIKIPFVEPPENIDAMVEVEHIC, encoded by the coding sequence ATGGCAAAAAAAGATCATCTGCTCTCCATAGGTGAGCGACTTGAGATTGATATTGATGCTTTTGGCGAAAAGCTGGTGAAGCATATTTCGATGTGTAAAATTCGATACCGTGGAAGTCTTAGTTCCCACGGTATCGCCGTCATTGCTCCAGAATATTGTTGGGAAAGAAATGATCCAGACGACCAATTGATTGAGATGGGTTTGCTCAAAACATTTAAGTCTTGGTGGGAGATTTACGCACTTTTGTTTGCTGATGCTGGTGACTCGTTAACTAGAGAACTTGAGGCACTCCGTAAATCTTGGGAGACATGGATTCAAAGAACGCATTGGTTTGATATTCCAACGACTGCTGAAGAAGCACGCGAAAATCTTAGTATTACGTTTGACACCACCAAGCGTTTATTGAAGGCCTTAAGAAAAACAGGCACTTCTTTGGTCGTGTTGATTATCGATACTAACTCGCTCCTTATTTGTCCTGACGTTCAGGCATATCGTCAGTGTGTTGAGGAAACCAAATTCGCTGTGGTTATTCCGTCAACAGTGTTAGGTGAGTTGGACGAGTTGAAAGTCTTCGGAAAAAGCCCAGCGGTTCAGAATAGGGCTCGCAAGGCTATATCGAGGCTTAAGGGGTATCGAACTCAAGGCAGCCTAGTCGAAGGCGTGACGATAGATAAAACAATTAGTTTAAAAACTCTTTCGGCAGAACCTGACTTTAGTAAAACTCTTCAAGTTCTAGATAGAGCCAATAAAGATGATAGAATTATTGCTATGACGTTACAGGTTCAACGAGAAAACCCGTCACAGGTGGTGGTTGTGGTAACGAGCGATATAAACCTGCAGACCAAATGCGCGGCCATTAAGATCCCTTTTGTGGAACCACCGGAAAACATAGATGCTATGGTAGAAGTTGAGCATATTTGCTAA
- a CDS encoding DUF4238 domain-containing protein: protein MSLTKKQHYVPKFYLSNFGNHESINVFDKKDSRRFGASVDDVAQERYFYAIPTEGLYTKEQLTAIEDYLAGIDGKSGSAISSLLRNIEASKIISVDGFPRYVLNEDEKVDLAIFMIFQEIRTREFREKLAQMDYQISRSVLDWVIEANGHTENVGKYDIELTPEREAHNQIEMLTNRDFLAKLLAHALDKHWMIGYSVGNRPLITSDHPITMRGHNPHPLQKGIAAWGAPFTEITVPLSPKVALLLMCHSLFDSTPGGNASKRWTQNQVIPLNDENIRYCNHLQVTRSNQYLFSNTEDFHEVEDILRKDPEAGNPNRRRAEISGRTFSLPQHWANRPRKFVKERA from the coding sequence ATGAGCTTGACGAAAAAGCAGCATTACGTCCCTAAGTTCTATCTTTCTAATTTTGGCAATCACGAAAGCATTAACGTCTTTGATAAAAAAGACTCTCGAAGATTTGGTGCGAGTGTTGATGATGTCGCCCAGGAACGCTATTTTTATGCGATTCCAACAGAGGGCTTATATACAAAAGAACAGCTCACTGCTATCGAAGATTACCTCGCGGGCATCGACGGCAAATCTGGTAGTGCGATATCATCTCTCCTCCGAAATATTGAAGCCTCTAAAATAATTTCCGTCGATGGTTTCCCGCGCTACGTTCTCAATGAAGATGAAAAAGTGGATCTTGCTATTTTTATGATCTTTCAGGAAATTCGCACGAGAGAATTTAGAGAGAAGCTTGCACAGATGGATTATCAGATTTCAAGATCTGTTTTGGATTGGGTCATTGAGGCTAATGGGCACACTGAAAATGTTGGTAAATATGACATTGAGCTTACTCCTGAACGCGAGGCTCACAACCAAATAGAAATGCTAACAAATCGAGATTTTTTAGCGAAGCTACTCGCGCATGCTTTAGACAAGCATTGGATGATTGGCTACAGCGTCGGAAATCGACCTCTTATTACTTCCGATCACCCAATTACTATGCGTGGACACAACCCGCACCCTCTTCAGAAAGGGATTGCAGCATGGGGAGCGCCTTTTACGGAAATCACAGTTCCCTTGAGTCCAAAGGTCGCCCTGTTGCTAATGTGTCATAGCCTTTTTGATAGCACTCCTGGGGGTAATGCGAGCAAAAGATGGACGCAAAATCAGGTTATCCCTTTGAATGATGAAAATATTCGCTATTGCAATCATCTTCAGGTGACAAGGTCTAACCAGTATCTATTTTCAAATACAGAGGACTTTCATGAAGTGGAAGATATTTTAAGAAAAGATCCTGAGGCGGGAAATCCAAATAGAAGGAGGGCTGAGATTTCCGGGCGCACATTTTCATTGCCGCAGCACTGGGCAAATAGGCCTCGAAAATTTGTTAAAGAAAGAGCCTAG